A genomic segment from Parolsenella catena encodes:
- a CDS encoding undecaprenyl-diphosphate phosphatase: MNILDLVKSAFLGLVEGVTEWLPISSTGHMILVDEFVKMDVSDEFWNMFLVVIQLGAILSVCVLYFHQLNPFSPSKGGQGRRATWSLWGKIVVGCIPAAVIGLPLDDFMDEHFHNAYVVAGALIVYGVAFIAIESWRAGRRAELAAERPRGAHFAQDLAEKDANEDFGAIASIDDISYKTALGIGCFQVLSLVPGTSRSGSTIIGGLLLGCTRAVAAEFTFFLAIPVMFGASLLKVVKFLLKGAAMGANEWGIMVVGLVVAFAVSLAAIRWLTGFVRRHDFKAFGWYRIALGIVVLAYFLVVAPALGLA; encoded by the coding sequence ATGAACATCCTTGACCTCGTTAAGTCGGCGTTCCTCGGCCTCGTCGAGGGCGTCACGGAGTGGCTGCCCATCTCCTCGACGGGCCACATGATCCTTGTGGACGAGTTCGTGAAGATGGACGTGTCCGACGAGTTCTGGAACATGTTCCTCGTCGTCATCCAGCTCGGCGCCATCCTGTCGGTGTGCGTGCTGTACTTCCACCAGCTCAACCCCTTCAGCCCAAGCAAGGGCGGGCAGGGCCGCCGTGCCACGTGGAGCCTGTGGGGCAAGATCGTCGTGGGCTGCATCCCAGCCGCCGTCATAGGCCTTCCGCTCGACGACTTCATGGACGAGCACTTCCACAACGCCTACGTGGTCGCCGGCGCGCTCATCGTCTACGGCGTCGCCTTCATCGCCATCGAGAGCTGGCGCGCGGGCCGCCGCGCGGAGCTTGCGGCCGAGCGTCCGCGCGGGGCGCACTTTGCGCAAGACCTGGCCGAGAAGGATGCCAATGAGGACTTTGGCGCCATCGCGAGCATCGACGACATCAGCTACAAGACGGCGCTCGGCATCGGCTGCTTCCAGGTGCTGTCACTCGTGCCGGGCACGTCGCGCTCGGGCTCCACGATCATCGGCGGCCTTTTGCTGGGCTGCACGCGCGCCGTCGCGGCCGAGTTCACGTTCTTCCTCGCCATCCCCGTCATGTTCGGCGCGAGCCTGCTCAAGGTCGTGAAGTTCCTGCTCAAGGGTGCCGCGATGGGGGCAAACGAGTGGGGCATCATGGTCGTGGGGCTCGTCGTGGCCTTCGCGGTGTCGCTCGCCGCCATCCGCTGGCTCACGGGCTTCGTGCGCAGGCACGACTTCAAGGCGTTTGGCTGGTACCGGATCGCGCTGGGCATTGTCGTGCTCGCGTACTTCCTCGTCGTGGCGCCTGCGCTGGGCCTGGCGTAG
- a CDS encoding DMT family transporter: MAKASKTTRGVVLTLIGGTCWGFSGTCAKFLMDGYGVDPVWLVCVRQFFASWLFLALAAAVPGDRRRLRDLVRELGRGWRTLALVVVTAACMMVNSVCYIVTVKVTNSATATVLQTLALVVLMVYSCVTARRGPRRRELAGLALALGGTFLIATGGDPAHLAMPAAGLAWGLATCVTYALYSAVPEGLLKRWGSPAVNGVTMLVSGTVLLVATRPWEGMPAFDAAGVAGVVAIVVVGTFLAYALYMQGVKDLGPLRASMLGTSEPIAATVFSALWLGTAFAPTDLAGFAMIIAMVYLTA, from the coding sequence ATGGCTAAGGCGAGCAAGACGACGCGCGGCGTGGTGCTGACGCTCATAGGCGGGACGTGCTGGGGCTTCTCGGGCACGTGCGCCAAGTTCCTCATGGATGGCTATGGGGTGGACCCCGTGTGGCTTGTGTGCGTGCGGCAGTTCTTTGCCTCGTGGCTGTTCCTGGCGCTGGCCGCGGCCGTGCCGGGGGACCGCAGGCGGCTGCGTGACCTTGTCCGTGAGCTTGGCCGCGGCTGGAGGACGCTGGCGCTCGTGGTCGTGACGGCCGCGTGCATGATGGTGAACTCGGTGTGCTACATCGTGACCGTGAAGGTCACGAACTCCGCGACGGCGACGGTCCTGCAGACGCTCGCGCTCGTCGTGCTCATGGTCTACAGCTGCGTGACCGCGCGGCGCGGGCCCAGGCGCCGCGAGCTCGCGGGTCTCGCGCTTGCGCTGGGCGGCACGTTCCTCATCGCGACGGGCGGCGACCCTGCGCACCTCGCGATGCCTGCGGCGGGCCTCGCGTGGGGCCTCGCGACATGCGTCACCTACGCGCTGTACAGTGCCGTGCCCGAGGGGCTGCTCAAGCGGTGGGGGAGCCCTGCCGTGAACGGCGTGACGATGCTCGTCTCGGGTACGGTATTGCTCGTGGCCACGCGCCCGTGGGAGGGTATGCCGGCGTTTGACGCGGCTGGCGTGGCCGGCGTCGTGGCGATCGTGGTCGTGGGAACGTTTCTGGCGTATGCGCTCTACATGCAGGGCGTCAAGGACCTGGGACCGCTGCGCGCGAGCATGCTTGGGACGTCGGAGCCCATCGCGGCCACCGTGTTCTCTGCACTGTGGCTGGGCACGGCCTTTGCGCCCACGGATCTCGCAGGCTTTGCCATGATCATCGCGATGGTCTATCTCACGGCGTAG
- a CDS encoding zinc ribbon domain-containing protein, with product MFCPKCGNQIPDGSKFCPKCGSQLGQAPAPAAAPTTQPAASPYVAPVRATPGTDVLKIGRIVAAAVAIIAFFLPIVSFGAFGISASMSPMQMATGTQVMGFDMDGQAENFLFLAIGVLALVLALLPGRAGAIGGIVSGVLTIGFLLLWQSQAIGDAGSYATLEIGFYLYILAGLALAALGIASLVKK from the coding sequence ATGTTCTGTCCCAAGTGCGGAAACCAGATTCCAGACGGCTCGAAGTTCTGCCCCAAGTGCGGCTCCCAGCTCGGCCAGGCCCCGGCCCCTGCCGCGGCGCCCACGACGCAGCCCGCGGCCTCGCCCTACGTCGCGCCGGTGAGGGCCACGCCCGGCACCGACGTCCTCAAGATCGGCCGCATCGTGGCTGCCGCCGTGGCGATCATCGCGTTCTTCCTGCCGATCGTCTCGTTTGGCGCGTTTGGCATCAGCGCGTCGATGAGCCCGATGCAGATGGCCACGGGCACCCAGGTCATGGGCTTTGACATGGACGGCCAGGCCGAGAACTTCCTGTTCCTCGCCATCGGCGTGCTCGCGCTTGTCTTGGCGCTGCTGCCCGGTCGTGCGGGCGCCATTGGCGGCATCGTGTCCGGCGTGCTCACGATCGGCTTTCTGCTGCTGTGGCAGAGCCAGGCCATAGGAGACGCCGGCTCGTACGCCACGCTCGAGATTGGCTTCTACCTCTACATCCTCGCGGGCCTCGCGCTCGCGGCGCTGGGCATCGCCTCGCTCGTGAAGAAGTAG
- a CDS encoding universal stress protein, protein MATLNDMGYKKVFVSLDGTEQQDKVLERAIVVAANNNAELIIGHVIDSTILETSGSYPTDLIPGLDKAFRDSIAGLVAKAKENPDIPKVEVQVKTGRIRETLKEEMLDVVKPDLVLCGARGLSSIKYALLGSISTFLLRNTACDILVVK, encoded by the coding sequence ATGGCAACTCTCAACGACATGGGCTACAAGAAGGTCTTCGTCTCCCTCGACGGCACCGAGCAGCAGGACAAGGTGCTCGAGCGTGCCATCGTCGTGGCGGCCAACAACAACGCCGAGCTCATCATTGGCCACGTCATCGACTCGACGATCCTAGAGACGTCCGGCTCCTACCCCACCGACCTCATCCCCGGGCTCGACAAGGCCTTCCGCGACTCCATCGCCGGGCTCGTGGCCAAGGCCAAGGAGAACCCGGACATTCCCAAGGTAGAGGTTCAGGTCAAGACCGGTCGCATCCGCGAGACGCTCAAGGAGGAGATGCTCGACGTCGTGAAGCCGGACCTCGTCCTGTGCGGCGCGCGCGGCCTCTCGAGCATCAAGTACGCGCTGCTTGGTTCCATCTCCACGTTCCTGCTGCGCAACACCGCGTGCGACATTCTCGTCGTGAAGTAG
- a CDS encoding insulinase family protein yields the protein MSQDFATPSPTLAAGTTHAGFTVERAEPLPEISGCAYVMRHDATGARVMWLACADSNKAFAISFKTPPANDTGVFHILEHSVLCGSDRFPVKEPFVHLLKSSMQTFLNALTFPDKTMYPVASTNDRDLENLMDIYLDAVLHPAIYRRQRIFEQEGWHYEVDASHADAPLTLNGVVYNEMKGALSTPEEILINGMMRSLFGQSPYGFVSGGDPEAIPTLTYEEFLRTHERHYQLSNSYTILYGDLDIEEKLAFLGTRFDGARKGEAGEPNGLPMCPARTCDLLSVPMQTTPDNACVGVAYVFATAGQRERVLAADILIDALVGSNEAPLKRAVLESGLGSDVQGYLYDGILQPCLIFELRGSKPGVARQFEKLVEDTCARLVDEGLGRDNLEASIAQAEFNLREGDFGYPDGVGLAIQAMSGWLYSDEDATSYLRYEDALVHIREGLPTGSFERLLDEAVCHNGHRCCVEVVPTTTSEDSAETRRLAEKRAELSDDELASIAAEAEALHAEQAAPDSPESLATLPHLSLSDIGEGPADPETRTVEALVPCHHHLIDAHRIDYAYWYFDLGGVSYEELPYVSVLANLLGKLDTERHSAYDLDTICEAKLGGLSFFTEVYSTDDDPLSARPKFVVGASSLSENARWLAELPAEVWGSTRLADTRRIRDILEQRRVGMEQAFIEGGHAAALSRVSSQFLASSKVSEQLGGVDFYRFLCELLDNFDAQAEGLVAKLEGLRRRIFSRGNCEMSFTGDGADLDAFWAAAGTLGLSDAPRATGALVVPEVGARAEAFVIPSNVCYVGEGMAGIPAGTSLSGAWRVAAQALSYDYLWNEVRVLGGAYGCGFRCTADSLLQFYSYRDPAVDPTVERFERAATWIASWNPTPEELEGFIVAGVSGMDAPVKPRALGRRLDAARLSGRTPEWRRRIRTEMLQTTVDDVRALAGPLAKLGDARGMCVFGGREQIEASGLDLDVCELIASRG from the coding sequence ATGAGCCAAGACTTCGCCACCCCCAGCCCCACGCTCGCGGCGGGCACCACCCACGCGGGCTTCACCGTCGAGCGCGCCGAGCCCCTGCCAGAGATCTCCGGCTGCGCCTATGTGATGCGCCACGACGCCACGGGCGCGCGCGTCATGTGGCTCGCCTGCGCGGACAGCAACAAGGCGTTCGCCATCTCGTTCAAGACGCCGCCCGCCAACGACACGGGCGTGTTCCACATCCTCGAGCACTCCGTCCTGTGCGGCTCGGACCGCTTCCCCGTCAAGGAGCCGTTCGTCCATCTGCTCAAGAGCTCCATGCAGACGTTCCTCAACGCCCTCACGTTCCCGGACAAGACGATGTACCCCGTTGCGTCCACGAACGACCGCGACCTCGAGAACCTCATGGACATCTACCTCGACGCCGTGCTGCACCCCGCAATCTATCGCCGCCAGCGCATCTTCGAGCAGGAGGGCTGGCACTACGAGGTCGACGCCTCCCACGCAGACGCCCCGCTCACGCTCAACGGCGTCGTCTACAACGAGATGAAGGGCGCCCTGTCCACGCCCGAGGAGATCCTCATCAACGGCATGATGCGCTCGCTGTTCGGGCAGAGCCCCTATGGCTTCGTCTCCGGCGGGGACCCCGAGGCCATCCCCACGCTCACCTACGAGGAGTTCCTGCGCACCCACGAGCGCCACTACCAGCTCTCCAACTCCTACACCATCCTGTACGGAGACCTCGACATCGAGGAGAAGCTCGCGTTTCTCGGCACGCGCTTTGACGGTGCGCGCAAGGGCGAGGCCGGCGAGCCAAACGGGCTTCCCATGTGCCCCGCGCGCACGTGCGACCTCTTGAGCGTCCCCATGCAGACGACGCCGGACAACGCCTGCGTGGGCGTTGCCTACGTGTTCGCCACGGCCGGGCAGCGCGAGCGCGTGCTTGCGGCAGACATCCTCATCGACGCGCTCGTGGGCTCCAACGAGGCCCCGCTCAAGCGCGCCGTGCTCGAGAGCGGCCTGGGCAGCGACGTCCAGGGCTACCTGTACGACGGCATCCTGCAGCCCTGCCTCATCTTTGAGCTCAGGGGTTCCAAGCCCGGCGTGGCCAGGCAGTTCGAGAAGCTCGTCGAGGACACGTGCGCCCGCCTCGTGGACGAGGGCCTCGGACGCGACAACCTCGAGGCGTCGATCGCCCAGGCCGAGTTCAACCTGCGCGAGGGCGACTTTGGCTACCCGGACGGCGTGGGCCTTGCCATCCAGGCCATGAGCGGCTGGCTGTACAGCGACGAGGACGCCACAAGCTACCTGCGCTACGAGGACGCGCTCGTCCACATCCGCGAGGGCCTGCCAACGGGCTCCTTCGAGCGCCTGCTTGACGAGGCCGTCTGCCACAACGGCCACCGCTGCTGCGTGGAGGTCGTGCCCACCACCACGAGCGAGGACTCCGCCGAGACGCGCCGACTGGCCGAGAAGCGCGCCGAGCTCTCCGACGACGAGCTCGCATCGATCGCCGCCGAAGCCGAGGCGCTGCACGCCGAGCAGGCCGCGCCGGACTCCCCCGAGTCGCTCGCGACGCTTCCGCACCTGTCGCTCTCGGACATCGGCGAGGGGCCAGCAGACCCCGAGACGCGCACGGTCGAGGCGCTCGTCCCCTGCCACCACCACCTCATCGACGCCCACAGGATCGACTACGCCTACTGGTACTTTGACCTTGGCGGCGTCTCATATGAGGAGCTCCCCTACGTCAGCGTGCTCGCCAACCTGCTTGGCAAGCTCGACACCGAGCGCCACAGCGCCTACGACCTCGACACCATTTGCGAGGCCAAGCTGGGCGGCCTGTCGTTCTTCACGGAGGTCTACAGCACCGACGACGACCCACTGAGCGCACGCCCCAAGTTCGTCGTGGGGGCAAGCTCGCTGTCCGAGAACGCCCGCTGGCTCGCCGAGCTTCCCGCCGAGGTGTGGGGCTCCACGAGGCTCGCGGACACGCGCCGGATCCGCGACATCCTCGAGCAGCGTCGCGTCGGGATGGAGCAGGCCTTCATCGAGGGCGGCCATGCCGCGGCCCTCTCCCGCGTGAGCTCGCAGTTCCTCGCGAGCTCAAAGGTGTCCGAGCAGCTGGGAGGGGTGGACTTCTACCGCTTCCTGTGCGAGCTTCTCGACAACTTCGACGCACAGGCCGAGGGCCTCGTTGCCAAGCTCGAGGGCCTGCGCCGCCGCATCTTCTCGCGCGGCAACTGCGAGATGAGCTTCACGGGAGACGGGGCGGACCTCGACGCGTTCTGGGCCGCCGCCGGCACCCTGGGCCTCTCGGATGCCCCGCGGGCCACGGGCGCGCTCGTCGTGCCCGAGGTGGGCGCGCGCGCCGAGGCGTTCGTCATTCCCTCGAACGTCTGCTATGTGGGCGAGGGCATGGCGGGCATCCCGGCCGGGACGTCGCTCAGCGGCGCATGGCGCGTGGCCGCCCAGGCGCTCAGCTACGACTACCTCTGGAACGAGGTGCGCGTACTCGGTGGCGCCTACGGCTGCGGCTTCCGCTGCACGGCAGACTCGCTGCTGCAGTTCTACTCCTACCGCGACCCGGCCGTGGACCCCACGGTCGAGCGCTTCGAGCGCGCGGCCACGTGGATTGCCAGCTGGAACCCCACGCCCGAGGAGCTCGAGGGCTTCATCGTGGCAGGCGTCTCTGGCATGGACGCGCCCGTGAAGCCCCGCGCGCTCGGCCGCAGGCTCGACGCCGCGCGCCTCTCCGGCCGCACGCCCGAGTGGCGTCGCCGCATCCGCACGGAGATGCTGCAGACCACGGTCGACGACGTGCGGGCGCTCGCGGGCCCGCTCGCCAAGCTCGGTGACGCCCGAGGCATGTGCGTGTTCGGCGGCCGCGAGCAGATCGAGGCAAGCGGCCTTGACCTCGACGTCTGCGAGCTCATCGCCAGCCGCGGCTAG
- a CDS encoding coiled-coil domain-containing protein — translation MRLRSAHAKARATIVAGLATALLCSSALAPVSAYAATADELQNRVDAATQAYGDASAKVSELQAKIDESQAKIDEVNAELPEQRERAEQSLSSLYKMQQGTPGLVSLLLSSDSFADFFTTYQYLNAVQRSNTDALAELNRMEGELSAAQQTLQAAKDEASAQQQQAQTSMTEAQTALDELNAQIAAQAAAEAAAQAQAQTQAQSQAASGSSQAASSPAAGAPAASTPSNPSATDGSEVKSDGEWMIGMASAYSIDSNTGGNATASGDELTDDSMSVAVPLSQRYLLGRSVQIRYGGKTITAVVNDVGGFAAYGRVLDLAGGCWKAFGCSSASDWGVRAVQYRFL, via the coding sequence ATGAGACTTCGCAGCGCCCACGCCAAGGCACGCGCCACGATCGTGGCCGGCCTCGCAACGGCACTCCTGTGCTCAAGCGCGCTCGCGCCCGTCAGCGCCTACGCCGCAACGGCCGACGAGCTCCAGAACAGGGTCGACGCGGCAACGCAGGCCTACGGCGATGCCAGCGCCAAGGTGAGCGAGCTCCAGGCAAAGATCGACGAGTCGCAGGCAAAGATCGACGAGGTCAACGCCGAGCTCCCCGAGCAGCGCGAGCGCGCCGAGCAGTCGCTGAGCTCGCTGTACAAGATGCAGCAGGGAACCCCGGGGCTCGTAAGCCTGCTGCTCTCCTCGGACAGCTTCGCCGACTTCTTCACGACCTACCAGTACCTCAACGCCGTTCAGCGCTCCAACACCGACGCGCTGGCCGAGCTCAACCGGATGGAGGGCGAGCTCTCCGCCGCCCAGCAGACGCTTCAGGCAGCCAAGGACGAGGCAAGCGCCCAGCAGCAGCAGGCCCAGACCTCCATGACCGAGGCCCAGACCGCACTCGACGAGCTCAACGCCCAGATTGCCGCGCAGGCGGCCGCAGAGGCAGCGGCCCAGGCCCAGGCGCAGACACAGGCCCAGTCTCAGGCCGCCTCTGGCTCCAGCCAGGCCGCCTCGAGCCCGGCGGCGGGCGCGCCCGCCGCAAGCACCCCGAGCAACCCCAGCGCCACGGACGGCTCCGAGGTCAAGAGCGACGGCGAGTGGATGATCGGCATGGCCTCGGCCTACTCCATCGACAGCAACACGGGTGGCAACGCCACGGCCTCCGGCGACGAGCTCACGGACGACTCCATGTCCGTCGCCGTGCCGCTGAGCCAGCGCTACCTGCTCGGTCGCTCCGTGCAGATTCGCTACGGCGGCAAGACCATCACCGCCGTCGTGAACGACGTGGGCGGGTTTGCCGCCTACGGCCGCGTGCTCGACCTTGCCGGCGGCTGCTGGAAGGCGTTCGGCTGCTCGAGCGCCAGCGACTGGGGCGTGCGCGCCGTCCAGTACCGCTTCCTGTAG